From Corynebacterium frankenforstense DSM 45800, the proteins below share one genomic window:
- the moaC gene encoding cyclic pyranopterin monophosphate synthase MoaC, whose protein sequence is MTSSEPREPQLTHIDSRGQARMVDVTAKTPTVRSATARGEVACSPDILAALRDGTVPKGDVLATARIAGISAAKKVPDLLPLAHVIGVHGCVVDLSIEDDHVAVSATVRTADRTGVEMEALTSVTVACLAVIDMVKGVDRSAYIRTCAIVAKSGGRSGDWSRPMPGRTEES, encoded by the coding sequence ATGACCAGTTCCGAACCTCGCGAACCCCAGTTGACCCACATCGACTCCCGGGGGCAGGCCCGCATGGTGGACGTCACCGCCAAGACGCCGACCGTGCGCTCGGCCACCGCCCGGGGCGAGGTCGCCTGCTCACCCGACATCCTCGCCGCGCTGCGCGACGGCACGGTGCCCAAGGGCGACGTGCTCGCCACCGCCCGCATCGCGGGGATCTCGGCGGCGAAGAAGGTCCCGGACCTGCTGCCGCTGGCGCACGTGATCGGGGTGCACGGCTGCGTGGTCGACCTCTCGATCGAGGACGACCACGTCGCGGTGTCCGCCACCGTGCGCACCGCGGACCGCACCGGGGTCGAAATGGAGGCGCTGACGAGCGTGACCGTCGCCTGTCTGGCCGTGATCGACATGGTCAAGGGCGTCGACCGCTCCGCCTACATCCGCACCTGCGCGATCGTGGCAAAATCAGGGGGCAGGTCGGGCGACTGGTCGCGTCCGATGCCAGGCCGAACGGAGGAGTCTTAA
- the mobA gene encoding molybdenum cofactor guanylyltransferase, with translation MSSIHAIVLAGGQGKRMGNVDKALVRVGGVRLIDAVLRQLPGPEIVTVVSPSEILDLPEGIRQVSEKPAGGGPVAGIAAAFDATCRYTMVLTVDAPHAPALIAPLYRTLERAKDADVAVVESDDGQLQHLCQLWRTPALRKALDGVAATHGGARDVAARELIADVEMIKMPGTGEEKDYDTVEELSALGEVQVPEQDY, from the coding sequence ATGTCCAGCATCCACGCCATCGTCCTCGCCGGTGGGCAGGGCAAGCGCATGGGCAACGTCGACAAGGCGCTCGTGCGCGTCGGCGGCGTGCGCCTGATCGACGCGGTCCTGCGTCAGCTGCCCGGGCCGGAGATCGTCACGGTGGTCTCGCCGAGCGAGATCCTCGATCTGCCCGAGGGCATCCGCCAGGTCAGTGAGAAGCCCGCGGGCGGTGGCCCCGTCGCCGGCATCGCCGCGGCCTTCGACGCCACCTGCCGCTACACCATGGTGCTCACCGTCGACGCCCCGCACGCGCCGGCGCTGATCGCCCCGCTCTACCGCACCCTCGAGCGCGCCAAGGACGCCGACGTCGCCGTCGTCGAGTCGGACGACGGCCAGCTGCAGCACCTCTGCCAGCTGTGGCGCACCCCGGCGCTGCGCAAGGCGCTCGACGGTGTGGCCGCCACGCACGGCGGCGCGCGCGACGTCGCCGCCCGCGAGCTCATCGCGGACGTCGAGATGATCAAGATGCCGGGCACCGGCGAGGAGAAGGACTACGACACCGTCGAGGAGCTCTCCGCCCTCGGCGAGGTCCAGGTGCCCGAGCAGGACTACTGA